A region of Anolis sagrei isolate rAnoSag1 chromosome 2, rAnoSag1.mat, whole genome shotgun sequence DNA encodes the following proteins:
- the FOXB2 gene encoding forkhead box protein B2 produces MPRPGKSSYSDQKPPYSYISLTAMAIQHSAEKMLPLSDIYKFIMERFPYYREHTQRWQNSLRHNLSFNDCFIKIPRRPDQPGKGSFWALHPDCGDMFENGSFLRRRKRFKVARQEAHAAGKAVAPPLHPHLGHYFHPHHHPHQPPPPKAPFPPYSPGFKHPFAIENLIGRDCKGGGGGGGGGLPLASVMHHLGYPVSGQQVGAVVGSVWPHVGVMEALPLADYGPFKAAPAQALPAIPVPIKAAPLAALAAAAHPLCPSLSPPAAALLQASPPKPSPEGKAPLRPALTLS; encoded by the coding sequence ATGCCTCGCCCGGGCAAGAGCTCGTACAGCGACCAGAAGCCCCCCTACTCGTACATCTCCCTGACGGCGATGGCCATCCAGCACTCGGCGGAGAAGATGCTTCCGCTGAGCGACATCTACAAGTTCATCATGGAGCGCTTCCCTTACTACCGGGAGCACACGCAGCGCTGGCAGAACTCGCTCCGGCACAACCTCTCCTTCAACGACTGCTTCATCAAGATCCCTCGCCGGCCGGACCAGCCGGGCAAAGGCAGCTTCTGGGCGCTGCACCCGGACTGCGGGGACATGTTCGAGAACGGGAGCTTCCTCCGGAGGCGGAAGCGCTTCAAGGTGGCCCGGCAGGAGGCCCACGCGGCGGGGAAGGCGGTGGCGCCCCCGCTCCACCCCCACCTGGGACACTACTtccacccccaccaccacccccaccagCCTCCTCCTCCCAAGGCGCCCTTCCCGCCCTACAGCCCCGGGTTCAAGCACCCCTTCGCCATCGAGAACCTCATCGGGCGCGACTGCaagggcggcggcggaggagggggagggggcctTCCGCTGGCCTCGGTGATGCACCACCTGGGCTACCCGGTGAGCGGGCAGCAGGTGGGCGCCGTGGTGGGCTCGGTGTGGCCTCACGTGGGCGTCATGGAGGCCCTGCCCCTGGCCGACTACGGGCCCTTCAAGGCCGCtcccgcccaagccctgcccgcCATCCCGGTGCCCATCAAGGCCGCCCCGCTCGCCGCCCTGGCCGCCGCCGCCCACCCGCTCTGCCCCTCGCTCTCGCCCCCCGCCGCCGCCCTCCTCCAAGCCTCTCCCCCCAAGCCCAGCCCCGAAGGGAAAGCCCCCCTGCGCCCGGCTTTGACGCTGTCCTAA